The region AAATTTGAAAGTGCTGATGGTGGCGATATTTTCTTAGATGAATTAGCCACATTGAATATGGACATTCAAGTAAAGCTCCTGCGGGTACTTAGTAGTGGAGACATTTATCCTGTAGGGCAGGATGTTGGTAAGAAAGTAAATTGCCGTACGATTGCGGCAACGAACGAAAATTTGGAAGAGTTGATTAAAGAGAAAAAGTTCCGTGAAGATCTCTTCTTTAGAATTAAAAACTTCACGATCACTTTACCGCCTCTGCGTGAGCGCAAGGAAGACATTTTAGATTTAGCTCACGAGTTTTTACGAAAAGGCAACTATGGTGACAAGCACTTTAGTCCGCAGTCTGAAGCTTTATTGTTGAGCTACTCTTGGCCGGGCAACATTCGTGAATTGAAATCGGCCGTTGAAGTGGCGTCTGTACTTGCGGATGGAAATGAATTGCAACCGGGGGATATTACACCCCACCTTGTTCAGTCAGCTCCAGTTTATGAAGAGGTTCTTAAGAATCATTCGATCACGGAAATTGACGAGAAAGCTCTAGAAGGCCGTTTCAGTCACTTGGTTTCAGAGTTTGAATTAAAGCTGATTGATTTTGCCATGCAGAAAAAAGGATCGGAGTCTGCAGCGGCTCGCTATCTGGGAATTCCAAGAAGCACCCTGGGTGATTTACGTCGTCGTTTGGCGGGGATTAAGAAGTAGTGCTGTAAAGGGCCACTTGCACCCTAAGCAAGTGGCTACTCTTTGTCTTTCGTTTTTATATACGCTTCAAGAAGCCATTTGCGAATGTGCTTAAGATAATAGTCTTTCATTCCAAAAAAGACGAAGTGATTTAAATAACCTTCACCGGATTTATTCGGTTCGTTGAAGTTCACGGTGCCAATAATCTCTGGTGTATCCAGCTCCTCCGGACGCCATAGGATAAACTCTCTGAAGGCTCCGATGCTAATGGCGCGATAGTATTTTAAGACCAAGCCTGCTTCGGAGATTTGTGTTATTTGCACCGGATTCGCCACCTTGAGGGCCCCAGAGTCTTTAACGCTTCCTAAAGTTGTCGCTTCTTTATTCAAGAGGTGAGGATTTAGACTTAGGGTCTTTTTTAAGATGTAAGATTTATCCAGTGGAGTGAAGTAAATTTCTTTCACCCACTCAGAGAGGTCTTTCATAACTTCGAAGCTGAGTTTGCGCTTAGAAACCAAGTAAAGATCCGGGAAGTTCTGCAGTGGAACTCCGTGTTTAGCCGCGCGATCTGTTAAATACTGTTGAATTTGCTCCCAGCGTTTTTTCTTTTCGACTTCAAAAATATCGTAATTTGCAAAAACCATATCAAAGGTTTCAGGAAGTTGCTGGCGGTGGACCGTGTCTTTGTCAGAAAGATCTGAAAGAAGCTGACCCAAAAGGCTGTATTGGAAGACTTCGGCATTTTTAAACTTATCCGTGAAGAAGTTTTTTACCTCAAGCCCCAAGGCTGCATCTTCATCAAGAATTAAAATTCGTGTCTGGCGACCATGGGTGTTTAATAGTTCGGTCGTCTGATGGTCTTTATCCTGAAGGATGTTTCTTCGGACCTGGCTGACTTGTTTATTATCGGCGCCAAAGAAATGAAACTCACATAGAAAGTCCTTGTCGCTGACGGGCATACAAGATTTGCAATAAGCCAGAACGCTCTTAATATTGCCGGAAGTGAACGAGTCACTATAGTACTTCGTCATCGCACCGATCTTGATTTCGTGATTATTCATTGTCGTAAAGCCGATTTCAGAGATCGAATTTAGCGACACCTCTTTGAGCATTTCGATTGTCGAGCTGATGTTCATCGAGGCCACAGTTGTGGAAGTGACGGGGTGGTGGCCCGTCAGTGCGTATTCTAGATGCTGTTTTAAGATCAGTTTATCAAAGGGTTTGAAGACGACGTTATTAATAATGCGCTCTTCGGCCAAAGCAATATTGAAGTCAGGACTATCAAATGCGGTCAGTATTAAAGCCGTGGGCTCTTGTTCAGAGCACATTTTCTTACGCATAAAAAAATCACGGGCCCGTTTTATCAGGCCCATGTTTTGAATTCCTAAAAACTCATTTTTCGCGATCACCAGGCGAAGTTCGTGAGTGGCCGCCGGGGTGATATCTTCACTGGTGTCGTCTTTGTGTTTGCGCCCGCCCGGGGCTAATGCCAGAGGTCCGGCGGATAGAGCCGTTTTGAGCCATTCATGAAATTCTGCCAGGTTTAAGAAAAAGCGAATATGGAGCTTTGGATCTATACTTCTTAAGGTGTCGAAGAGATCCTTCTGGATACGTTCATCATCTTCAAGGATGTATATGAACTTCATACTTTTATTATATCTTGATATGAGTCATGAAAGTAAAATTATTTTTAAGGGGACCGAAAAATAAAATAAACAGCCCCAATCAAACACAATCCAGCCCATAAGAAATCTAGCTTCAGTGACTGTTTCATATAGAGAACGGAAAAGCCCGCAAAGACCACCATGGTGATGACCTCTTGGATGATCTTCAGTTGGGGTAGGCTGAACTGAGTGTAGCCGATGCGATTGGCAGGAACTTGTAGCAGATATTCAAAAAAGGCGATGCCCCAGCTAACAAGAATAGCCACCCACAAGGCAGATTCTTTGAAAGACTTCAAATGTCCGTACCAGGCAAAGGTCATAAATACATTGGAAAGAAATAAAAGTCCGATAGGCAGAATGGCTTGAGTCATTACGAAGACCTCTGGTTATAAGCGTGATTGCACAATAAGCTCGCGATACGACGATATTCACTTAAAAGATCCAAGTGGATGGAGCTGGTATTGATGGAAGAATTCATACCCCGGTTCAAGCGGCTGATATGATTTTCACGAAGAGTGATCTCTGT is a window of Bdellovibrio bacteriovorus DNA encoding:
- a CDS encoding DMT family protein, with protein sequence MTQAILPIGLLFLSNVFMTFAWYGHLKSFKESALWVAILVSWGIAFFEYLLQVPANRIGYTQFSLPQLKIIQEVITMVVFAGFSVLYMKQSLKLDFLWAGLCLIGAVYFIFRSP
- a CDS encoding sigma-54-dependent transcriptional regulator, which encodes MRVLIVDDETLVRKTMQSQIESPHVVSLADSLEEALDILDKQVIDLAFVDLSLDESTDRIGLQLIQEIAKSHPTTVVVAMTGHDEGPLVEACMKAGAVDYLLKPFDRHTLTQVLRKAPVLHRLLRRNQTLKHQAGSKLVQHINLYTKSPAFKAVLDTAKKIRGANQSILIRGESGSGKEIMAQYLWSLENDSSRPFIAVNCGAISGQLAESELFGHKKGAFTGATESRSGKFESADGGDIFLDELATLNMDIQVKLLRVLSSGDIYPVGQDVGKKVNCRTIAATNENLEELIKEKKFREDLFFRIKNFTITLPPLRERKEDILDLAHEFLRKGNYGDKHFSPQSEALLLSYSWPGNIRELKSAVEVASVLADGNELQPGDITPHLVQSAPVYEEVLKNHSITEIDEKALEGRFSHLVSEFELKLIDFAMQKKGSESAAARYLGIPRSTLGDLRRRLAGIKK